Below is a genomic region from Brevinematales bacterium.
GCGGTAAGGATCAATCGTCTGAGCCATGCAAATCCTCCAAATATCGTTTGGTTATTTTGTAGTCATCACAAATACGCCGTCCCAGTTTTCCGGGGGCGGTGTTTTCATAAAATGATCGCAGCGATCCATATAGAGCTGCGCGGGACCGTCGTTCGGGACAAACTCCAGGCATTTCTTAAAATATGCCTTAGCTTCGTTAAATTGTCTCTGCTTGTACAGTTCGAGCGCCTTATTGTAATAGGGCAGCATGTCGAGCTTTTCCTTTGCAACCATGTGTCCCTCCTATCTCTACTCAGTTTTCTTCTTCATGACATCTTTCAACGCGTCCACTTTCGACGCGGTCAGAGCGGCGGCCTGGTTTTCCTTCTGGATTTCGTCATAAATCTCCATCCGGTAGATTTTTACTTCCTTAGGCGCAACAATGCCAAGCTTTACCTGGTCTGGTTTCAGGCTCACTATTTTTATGACTATGTCGTCATTGATAATAATCGACTCGTTTTCCTTTCGGGATAAAACCAGCAATGACGTTTCCTCCCACCCCAATCTTTAAACGGAACTATGCCTTGCTCCCGTTCAGCGACACTTTATCATCCGACGTTTCCTCGGTTTCCTTGACTTGGAACACGAGGGCTTTCGTACCGTAATCGTTAATGTTCGATATGCCCTGGATACCGAAACGCTTGGTGGCGTTGATAACCAACGGGCCGAGTAAATTCATCGTCATCTTCGCGGGATCTTCAGGTATGTTCACGATCACGTAATCGAGCACCTCATCTCCTTCGGCAATCTGGAGCTGCTTCATATCCGATTCGTCGATCTTCAGTTCGTAGCCGGACATGAACATCCGGGGATTGATGACTATGAAAGCGACATTCGTCTCTTCCTTACTCTGAAGCCAATAAAATCCGGGAAGGTCCTGGATTTCGAGAAGATAATAGTTATGATAATCCTCAAATCCCAAAATAGGTCCGACGAAGTCGATTGCGCTATTCTCGGGAACTTCGATTTCGCCATAAGCCTTCGTTACAATCTTCTCCAAACTCTCCTCCAAATTTAACACACTATACTTTATTATTAATCCCTAATTTTAGCAAGTTTTAGAAAAAAGCATAGAGATTTATCCCTATGCTTTTTTATCTATTTTATCTCAGGAAATCGAGTAACGTTTTCGGCATCAGGCGCGCCCCGACATTCAGCGCGACGTTATGCGAGAACTCGAGCATCTTCATTTCCATCATCGCCTGCGACAGATCGGTGCCGATGGTTTTCTGGCTGATATCGGCGATATAGACCTGCTCGTTCGACAAACGTTCCTGCACGGTCTGCATCCGCATCTCGACAGCGCCCATACTCGCGCGGTATTTCAGGATATTGTCCATCGCCATATCGATCCCGCCTAGCACCTGCCCGCCGATAGCGAACTGGTCGTTCTTGATCAGCGCCTCGCGGAAATCCACCAGTACGTCGAATATGCTGCCGGAGTACATTTTCGCTGAGGGCGAAAGGTTATTCGGGGGCTGCGAACCGGGGTCGATGATACCGAGGTTCTGGAGCACCGAGCCGCCGTTCGTGTCCATCAGCGTCAACTGGTGCGGTGTCGTCGATTCCAATGTAAAATAGCTCGCGCCGTTCTGGGTAATCACTCCCGCTTTGACCGCGGCGCCGGAATCGTTGATTTTCTTCGATATGACGTCGAGAGAATCGCCCTGGCTGATCGCGATCTCCATCCCGTCGACGATGATCTTCGAATCGTTCGGGGCGGTATACCCTGTCGACGGAAGCGTCGGGATGATGAGCGAGTTGTATGCCCAGAACAACTGGTTGCCCGGCTGGTTGACGTTCACATTCTCGTTCTGCTCGATCTGCATCACCTGACTCTGATTATTCCCGATATATTTGACGTCGCTGACGAACTGGTCTCCGCTTTTTGGATCGGTGATCGTGTACTGCTTGAACGGCACATCGCCGACGAACGTCCCGCCGAACATGGGGTCGCCTTTATAGGTCGAATTCCCGATCGACACGAGTTCGCGGATCAGCTGGTCGACCTCCATCGCGGTATTCAGCCGTTCCTCTTCGGAGTAGATACCGTTCGCCATCTGTACCGCGAGCTCGCGGATACGCTGGAGTATATCGGTCGCGCTCCCCAGTTTGCCGTCCACATAGTCCATCTTCGCGGTGGCGTTCTGAATCAGTTTCCCGTAGGTATCTATTTCTTTCAGACGGCTGTCGTAGTCCATGAAGTTGACAGTCCCCGTGGGGTCGTCGCTGGGAAGATTGATCTTCACCCCGCTCGTCAACTGGTTCTGCACCTTCTCCAATTCCGCCTCGCGGTTCATAGCGTTAAACGTGAACTGGTTAGCCATCGATATTTGTGAAATCCCTGCTGCCATTATCTCCTCCTTGAGACGCGCTTACGCGCCCATTCTCATCAATGTTTCCAGCATCCGGTCGAACACCGACACGAGTTTCGCCGAGGCGTTATACCCGTGCTGGAAGGTTATCATCTTGGTCATTTCCTCGTCGACGTTGACGCCGCTCGTCTTTTCCTTGAGCGTCTGGAGGTTCTGCACCACACCGTCGTTCTTACTGAAGTTCACCTGCGCGGTTTCGGAACGTGTCCCGAAGTCGCCGATGATCGTCTGGAAAAAGTCCCCGAACGTGGACTGGGTCTCCACCATCGTCTTCGAGAAACGTAAGTCCATCATCGCGATAATGTTCCGGTTGTCCGCGAGGCCGTTCATAATATTCGGCTTGCCGTCGCCGGTGGTATCGATACCCTTTGAGGCGGCAATCGTCTGCGGGTCGGCAAGTATCCGTTCGTCGAGCTTCATCCATCCCGCGGCGTTCTCCTGCGGGGTGAACGATATATTGAACTCGGGCGATATGAACTTGGTGATATCGTTGACATTCTTATAGTCGAACGAGTTCTGCGCTCCGGAACCGGCGAGCAGTCCCGCGACCCCTGAGAGGAGATTTCCGCTGTCCTCGATATGACGGATAGCGAACTCCGGGAAACTTTTATCCTCGGGGAAACGCGCCTTGAAGCTCAGCTGCCCCTTGGGGTTCAGATAGGCGGACACTCCCGCCTGCGACTGGTTGATTTTATCCATCACATTCTGGATGGTATCGGTCGCTTTATAATCGATCACTATATCCGGGCCGCCCTTCTTTGCGGGGCCGAAGTTCAGCGAACCGCCGACGCCCGCGAGGATGTTTTTATCGAGTATCTGCGTGCCGCTCACTTTGAAAATCGCGGTACCGTCGACTATCCCGTCGTTCGTGAAATCGTAGTCGCCGTTCGCGTAAGGGGATAGCGGAATTTCCTTGAAGAAGTTGACGCCGGTCGCCTTGTTGAGGCCGAAACCGTCCTTATGCACCTCGTTGAACGATTCGGTGATATTGACCGCGAGGGAGTTGAGATTATTCATCGCGCCCTGCAGGTCTTCGTCGCGCGCGGAGATCAGTCCGCCGAGATAACCGTCGCCGAGCTTCACCATCCGTCCGTCGCCCCACTTCACGTCGATATATCCCTTGTTATCGGGGTTCGCCACGCCGACTATATGATTGACCAGCGGCCCCTGCACAAGGTTCTCGGAGCCGAGGTAGATAATGACTTCTTTATTGTTCTTGCGCTCGACCTTGATCTCGACTATTTTCGAGAGCTTATCGATCAGGAGGTCGCGTTTATCGTAAAGGTCGTTCGGGAAATCCCCGAGCGCCTCGGATTTGACGATTTGTACGTTCAGCTTCGCGATCTCGTCCGCCATCGCGTTGACCTCGGTGATCTTATCGATCGCGAGCATATTCGCCTGGTTCTGGACGGTAGCCAGCGAGTTATACACATGGTTCACGGTGTCGGTCAGCGCCTTGGTGCGCTCGATGAGTTCGTAACGCGCCGCGACCTCGGTGGGATCCTGCGCGACCTTGGACATCCCGTCCCAGAACGCGTCCAACGCGGTGCGGATATTCGGCTTGCCGGGCTCGTTCATAATCATCTCGATCTGGTGGAGGAAATCCTTCTTGGCCTCCCAGTACCCGAGTCCGCCCTTTTCGTAAAATATCTGGTCGTCGATCATCACGTCCTTCACGCGCTGGATATCCTGTACGACTACCCCGGTACCGATCTGCCCGGCCTGCATCGGATGATTGGCAGACGGTTCGTAGATCGGTTTGAAGGTGGTGTTGTTCACCTTCTGCTTCGAGTACCCGGGAGTATCTATGTTCGACAGGTTATGCGCGATCGTGTCCATCCCTATCGAATTTGCCGCAAGCCCTTTCTTTCCGACTTCTACCCCGTGAAATGTGGATAACATGCTGTCCTCCTACCGGACGTTAGGCGATCCTGTTAATGATGTGGAGGTTTTTATGCCCCTCGCCCCGTTCCCGGTAATTATAAGTTTCCGTAACCGCGCCGCGGTTCGCAAAATTCAACGTAAAATTGATGATATTCAAATTCGACTGAATCATCCGGGAGTTCTCACGCATCGTCGTTTCCATCTTAGACGTGAGTTTCTTGATATTCTTCCGAAGCTGCTGGAATTCATCCTGCATCTCGAGAGGGAAATGCGCGATCAGCTCGCTGAGCGGAGCCGACATCTCGATCCCGAGTTCGCGGGTCAGCCTGCCGATAAGGAGCGCGCGTTTCTTGTCGAGCGCGTCCATCTGGTGCACGAGGACATCCTCCTCGGAATTAAGCTGCATCAGTTTCTTGATATCGACCTGCTTGAGCGCGTCGAATTTCTGTTCTTCGAACGACGCAAGCGATTCGATAACCCCGCTGATTTCCTTTAGCGCCGCACCCAACCCAGTGAGTTCCTTCATCCATTCTGCCGACATATTATCCCTCCATGGAATATTCAGACATCCCTGTCTCTCTTCAAGTATCGGCGTATTATGAAAAAGTTGTAGGATTAATAAAGGTGGAATTTGCATTATAAACAAACTGAAACGGTTAATTATATGAATTTGTTTTTCCTAAATGCAATTGACTAATTCTTTGTGTACTTTTATAATACTTTAATCAGGATACAGGAGAATAATATGCTTACTAAAATCACCTTTGAAAACTTTACTGCCTTTGATGAACTAGAAATAAAATTTTCAAAAGGGATAAATATTTTTATTGGCGAAAATGGAACTGGAAAGACCCATATTTTAAAAGCCTTATATGCTGCTTGTGATATCACAAAGAGTAAAAAGGGATTTGCGGATAAGATCAATGATGTTTTTTATCCATCTATCAAGCAAATTGGGCGACTTGTAAAAAGATCAAATACTAGTAATAGCGGGTATGTGGAAGTTAAACGCATTTTATCAAAAGAGCAAGAGATCGCACTTAGAATAACATTAACAAATCATATTATTACCCCCGATAGAGCCAAGGTAACAGGAGCTACAAAACAATGGTTAGACAACCCATTTGAGTCAGTATTTATTCCGGTTAAAGATATGATGGCAAATGCCCCAGGCTTTCGATCACTCTACGCAACAAGAAACATCCATTTTGAAGAAGTGTATGCCGATATTATTGACCGCGCTTTCCTCCCACCCTTAAGGGGACCAATGGATAAAGACCGGGTAAAACTGTTAGAAATTCTTCAAAAATCAATGGATGGAAAAGTGAAATTAAAAAATGAGGAGTTTTTTCTTAAAAACAAACAGGGAGAGCTTGAGTTTACTCTATTAGCGGAAGGATTTAGAAAATTAGGACTTCTATGGTTACTCATTCAAAACGGTACTTTATTAAGCGGAAGCACATTATTCTGGGATGAACCTGAAACCAACCTAAACCCTAAACTCATGCGAACAGTTGTAAATATTTTAATGGAATTACAACATCTAGGAGTACAAATTTTTCTCTCAACACATGACTATATCTTATTAAAAGAATTTGATCTTGCCGCAAAAAGAGATGACCATATTCGCTATCTCAGTTTATTTCGTTCTAAAACTACCGATAAGATCATTCATTCCCCAAGTGATACATTCCAAAATCTTTCACCAAACACAATTGATGATACTTTTGGTTCACTAATTGACCGCCAGATTTCAAGAGATATGGGGGGATTGGGTAAATGAAAGTAATTACGGATGGTTACCAAATCGATTTTACTGATGCCATTTACGCTTTTGTGTTTGATGAAAAAGATATTACAAAAACAACATTTCATGGCGCTCCGATGAAAGCGATAGATGTTATTGCAGAATTAGCAAATGAATATTTATTTGTTGAAATTAAAGAATATGATAAACCGGAAGAATTTGATGAATCAGTTGACGATACTGATGAAATGGTAAATAAAGCACGACATGATCAATTTAGATGGCTAAAAAACTATTTAAAATATAAGTATAGAGATTCATTTTTATATCGTTTTGCTGAGAATAAAGTATCAAAACCTATTCACTATCTTTGTCTTTTAAACTTTGACAATGCTCTTAACATGAAAATGGCAAAAAGTTTGAGGGCTGAACTCCCAGTAGGAAAAGCTTCTAGGAATTGGAATACTGAAATATCAAAAAGTTGTCAGGTGCTTAATTTAATAGCATGGAATCGTAGCTTTCCAAAATGGCCTGCCAAAAAATTATGAGATAATTATGACATTCTTCGATTATTTCCAGTTCATTACAGTAATCGCGTTCATCGGCACATTGATCGTCCGCGCGCTGACTATCGCCGTCCGGCAGGGAATTGTCCCGGTCGTATTCGGCAACGAAAAGACCCTCGGGCGCAGGATCGTCAACTTAATGCTCTTCCCCGCGATGCTGTACTGGCTGTACGAAATAATCAACGCCTCCCTGCATCTGGGCATCCGCCTCCTGCCGGGCTTGATGTACACGTCCCTATTCGGCCACATCGCGCCCATGATCGTCGGATGCGTACTGATCACCGCCGGATTCGTCCTTTTCGTCACCGCTGCTATTCAAATGGGCGGGTCGTTCAGAATTGGTATCGACGAGAAACACCCCGGCGGGCTGGTCACATCGGGGGTATTTTCCTTCTCGCGGAATCCGATCTACCTGTTCTTTTTCTCGTTCTCGACGGGGATATTTCTGCTCAACGGCTCAATTATTTTCCTCGTATGGATATGCATCTTCGTCCCGATTATCCATTCGCAGGCGCTCTCGGAGGAAAGTTTCCTCGAATCGCGTTTCGGCGACAGTTACCGCAATTACATGAAACGAGTCCGGAGGTATCTATGAGTTTCACGATAAGAGCCGCGTCGCCGGAGGACTATCCCGCGATATACGATCTCCAGAAGCTCGCGTATATCACCGAAGCGGAAATCTATAACGACTATACGATTCCCCCGCTCGTGCAGACGTTCGACGAGATGGCCGCCGAGTGCGCGGAAAAGATCACGCTGATCGCGGATACCGGCGGGATACTCGCCGGATCGTTACGGGCAATGCTCGACGAAAAGGGTACCTGTCATATCGGCAGGGTGATGACTCACCCCGATTACCGCGGCAGAGGTATCGCGTCCGAACTGATGCGCCAAATCGAACGGGAGTTTCCGGGAGCGCGGCGATTCGAACTCTACGCGGGAGAATTGAGCGCGAATAATATCCGGCTCTACGAGCATCTCGGGTATCGCGCTTATTCCGTCAAGCCCCTGAGCGATACCATCAACCTCGTCTATATGGAGAAACTCCCCCTCTGAGGCGTGTTGACAAACTGTTTTTTGTCACTGCGATGCGTCATGGTGAGCTTGTCGAACCATTGCCGAAACAATCTATTTTATTAATGTGTATAATATTATATAGACTGCTTCTTCGCATTGCTCATCGCAGTGACGGAAAATAGTTAAATTTCCGTCTTCGTCAACCCGCCCTGACTGAGGGTTATCTTTATTTATCCACTCATTTATATTAAAAGAATTTCCCTCTTGACTAAACAAATCCTTAACCTATAATAAAACGTCTTTGTTATTCAATTTTTGGAGGTGGCAAATGGAAATCAAGACTTTTCAGGAGTATGTGAATTATATCGGTATCTACGGCAGTAAAACCGTCAGCCAGATGAAAGGGGCGGACGACCAATATAAGAAATACAGTTATGACGAACTGAAACGAAACGCGAAACTGGTATCCGTATATCTGGAACGCGTCAAACATATCGGAAAGGGCGGGTTCGCCTCGATCTATTCGGAAAATCGTCCCGAGTGGATGATGGCTTATTTTGGGATTGTTTATAACGGCGTATGGGCTGTGCCTCTCGACGCGCGTCTGACCGACCGCGAGGTAAAAAACCTCGTCCTCGACTGCGGGGTGCGGGTCATGTTCCTGTCCAAGTCATGCTACGAGAATCTGATCGCCGAACCGGAGCTGATTTCACATATTCAGGAATTCATCATCTTCGACCCGAATGAGGAAATGCTGAAAAA
It encodes:
- a CDS encoding tetratricopeptide repeat protein, with translation MVAKEKLDMLPYYNKALELYKQRQFNEAKAYFKKCLEFVPNDGPAQLYMDRCDHFMKTPPPENWDGVFVMTTK
- the csrA gene encoding carbon storage regulator CsrA, translating into MLVLSRKENESIIINDDIVIKIVSLKPDQVKLGIVAPKEVKIYRMEIYDEIQKENQAAALTASKVDALKDVMKKKTE
- the fliW gene encoding flagellar assembly protein FliW, translating into MEKIVTKAYGEIEVPENSAIDFVGPILGFEDYHNYYLLEIQDLPGFYWLQSKEETNVAFIVINPRMFMSGYELKIDESDMKQLQIAEGDEVLDYVIVNIPEDPAKMTMNLLGPLVINATKRFGIQGISNINDYGTKALVFQVKETEETSDDKVSLNGSKA
- a CDS encoding flagellar hook-associated protein 3 is translated as MAAGISQISMANQFTFNAMNREAELEKVQNQLTSGVKINLPSDDPTGTVNFMDYDSRLKEIDTYGKLIQNATAKMDYVDGKLGSATDILQRIRELAVQMANGIYSEEERLNTAMEVDQLIRELVSIGNSTYKGDPMFGGTFVGDVPFKQYTITDPKSGDQFVSDVKYIGNNQSQVMQIEQNENVNVNQPGNQLFWAYNSLIIPTLPSTGYTAPNDSKIIVDGMEIAISQGDSLDVISKKINDSGAAVKAGVITQNGASYFTLESTTPHQLTLMDTNGGSVLQNLGIIDPGSQPPNNLSPSAKMYSGSIFDVLVDFREALIKNDQFAIGGQVLGGIDMAMDNILKYRASMGAVEMRMQTVQERLSNEQVYIADISQKTIGTDLSQAMMEMKMLEFSHNVALNVGARLMPKTLLDFLR
- the flgK gene encoding flagellar hook-associated protein FlgK: MLSTFHGVEVGKKGLAANSIGMDTIAHNLSNIDTPGYSKQKVNNTTFKPIYEPSANHPMQAGQIGTGVVVQDIQRVKDVMIDDQIFYEKGGLGYWEAKKDFLHQIEMIMNEPGKPNIRTALDAFWDGMSKVAQDPTEVAARYELIERTKALTDTVNHVYNSLATVQNQANMLAIDKITEVNAMADEIAKLNVQIVKSEALGDFPNDLYDKRDLLIDKLSKIVEIKVERKNNKEVIIYLGSENLVQGPLVNHIVGVANPDNKGYIDVKWGDGRMVKLGDGYLGGLISARDEDLQGAMNNLNSLAVNITESFNEVHKDGFGLNKATGVNFFKEIPLSPYANGDYDFTNDGIVDGTAIFKVSGTQILDKNILAGVGGSLNFGPAKKGGPDIVIDYKATDTIQNVMDKINQSQAGVSAYLNPKGQLSFKARFPEDKSFPEFAIRHIEDSGNLLSGVAGLLAGSGAQNSFDYKNVNDITKFISPEFNISFTPQENAAGWMKLDERILADPQTIAASKGIDTTGDGKPNIMNGLADNRNIIAMMDLRFSKTMVETQSTFGDFFQTIIGDFGTRSETAQVNFSKNDGVVQNLQTLKEKTSGVNVDEEMTKMITFQHGYNASAKLVSVFDRMLETLMRMGA
- a CDS encoding flagellar protein FlgN; the protein is MSAEWMKELTGLGAALKEISGVIESLASFEEQKFDALKQVDIKKLMQLNSEEDVLVHQMDALDKKRALLIGRLTRELGIEMSAPLSELIAHFPLEMQDEFQQLRKNIKKLTSKMETTMRENSRMIQSNLNIINFTLNFANRGAVTETYNYRERGEGHKNLHIINRIA
- a CDS encoding AAA family ATPase; this encodes MLTKITFENFTAFDELEIKFSKGINIFIGENGTGKTHILKALYAACDITKSKKGFADKINDVFYPSIKQIGRLVKRSNTSNSGYVEVKRILSKEQEIALRITLTNHIITPDRAKVTGATKQWLDNPFESVFIPVKDMMANAPGFRSLYATRNIHFEEVYADIIDRAFLPPLRGPMDKDRVKLLEILQKSMDGKVKLKNEEFFLKNKQGELEFTLLAEGFRKLGLLWLLIQNGTLLSGSTLFWDEPETNLNPKLMRTVVNILMELQHLGVQIFLSTHDYILLKEFDLAAKRDDHIRYLSLFRSKTTDKIIHSPSDTFQNLSPNTIDDTFGSLIDRQISRDMGGLGK
- a CDS encoding isoprenylcysteine carboxylmethyltransferase family protein, producing MTFFDYFQFITVIAFIGTLIVRALTIAVRQGIVPVVFGNEKTLGRRIVNLMLFPAMLYWLYEIINASLHLGIRLLPGLMYTSLFGHIAPMIVGCVLITAGFVLFVTAAIQMGGSFRIGIDEKHPGGLVTSGVFSFSRNPIYLFFFSFSTGIFLLNGSIIFLVWICIFVPIIHSQALSEESFLESRFGDSYRNYMKRVRRYL
- a CDS encoding GNAT family N-acetyltransferase, translated to MSFTIRAASPEDYPAIYDLQKLAYITEAEIYNDYTIPPLVQTFDEMAAECAEKITLIADTGGILAGSLRAMLDEKGTCHIGRVMTHPDYRGRGIASELMRQIEREFPGARRFELYAGELSANNIRLYEHLGYRAYSVKPLSDTINLVYMEKLPL